A single genomic interval of Rhodanobacteraceae bacterium harbors:
- a CDS encoding glycosyltransferase family 2 protein: MHVAAVVVNYHTGPVLGDCLRRLLRCAELAELVLVDNGSAPGEIDALLAEIDDRRVIRLDLPSNPGFAVACNRGARASHSPWLLFLNPDCLVEPDTLERLAASVHGRQRMGVLGALLVDEQGRPDPASLRRDPLPGRAMASALGLDRFDAFEGVPISIPYGSREPIQGDAISGALMLIKREAYTAARGFDEGYFMHAEDLDLCRRIRELGFEVWCDPAVRVVHLKGVSSRRRPFRVALAKHRGLLRYFDKFDGPNTAWPVRALVRLGAWSRLALELLRTALRRQ; this comes from the coding sequence GTGCATGTCGCAGCGGTCGTCGTCAACTACCACACCGGGCCGGTGTTGGGGGATTGTCTGCGACGATTGCTGCGCTGTGCGGAGCTGGCCGAACTGGTCCTGGTCGACAACGGCTCGGCGCCGGGTGAGATCGACGCGCTGCTGGCCGAGATCGATGACCGCCGAGTCATCCGCCTGGACCTGCCGAGCAATCCGGGCTTCGCCGTGGCCTGCAACCGCGGCGCCCGAGCCAGTCACTCCCCGTGGCTGCTGTTCCTCAATCCCGATTGCCTGGTCGAGCCGGACACGCTGGAACGGCTGGCCGCCAGCGTTCACGGGCGCCAGCGAATGGGCGTGCTGGGCGCCCTGCTGGTAGACGAGCAGGGTCGCCCGGATCCGGCTAGTCTACGCCGAGATCCCTTGCCTGGCCGGGCCATGGCCAGCGCTCTAGGCCTGGACCGTTTCGACGCCTTCGAAGGCGTGCCCATCTCGATTCCCTACGGCAGCCGCGAGCCCATCCAGGGCGATGCCATTTCCGGGGCGCTGATGCTGATCAAGCGAGAGGCCTACACGGCTGCCCGTGGTTTCGACGAAGGCTATTTCATGCACGCCGAAGATCTCGACCTGTGCCGGCGCATTCGTGAGCTCGGATTCGAGGTCTGGTGCGATCCGGCGGTGCGCGTGGTACACCTCAAGGGCGTGTCCAGCCGCCGTCGGCCCTTCCGCGTGGCTCTGGCGAAGCACCGCGGCCTGCTGCGCTATTTCGACAAGTTCGACGGCCCCAACACCGCCTGGCCCGTGCGCGCGCTGGTGCGCCTGGGCGCCTGGAGTCGATTGGCTTTGGAACTGCTGCGGACGGCCTTGCGCCGCCAGTAG
- a CDS encoding DUF2135 domain-containing protein — translation MYRYLLLLTCLTLPAAQAQNPDAEAVVHPPQVWIAPASGLKPISLGELDIQIRTQGFIARTTLELRFDNPNNRVLEGEFVFPLAAGQTVAGYALEVDGVMREGVVVDKETARVAFEDTSRRRIDPGLAELTVGNVFRTRLYPIPAQGSKRVRLHLEATLSDQGDSWRYRLPMYFKDPVARLHLRAETALIAGKPLSDDGKVDPDLRFDRSGTAWVAEYTREQVRPRSELAFRIPKGQGQAQIEAADVIDPAWRSVVALIDSGRPERDTAIRPRRIALFFDASASARERNRQHETAALAAWLKALNKVDVQLVAFRNDADPVQRFSVRGGDGNALLAAIEALPLDGGSSYGAIDLRALGKVDQVLIIGDGLSNFGASEPTLVDSGGRRPTVQLMHAAQRADHARLARIARAGGGEVIDLGALSSADEAAGRLLQRQWRLLATRSIGGSCSDISPQAPTAVERTLTISARCRGRGTLELKLGYGEDAVVTRSIAFGRAEPANAALADTVHRLWAQAWLAQLASAAKPDSAAMSAIGKRFGVVTAGTSLLVLDRIEDYVRYRVEPREAPLLAEYRRLIASQPKPLADPGLEARLQSLRQRWQEFRDYHAASYPGIETLLLPMAETEFAAWPDSTDKTWSAGRGQAQTLLKQSRTLAQRWLREGAEPDSRRSWERQAAAVVFALEALRAQREQLPQMASPRQNRAEVDDQLADRDRGPAREVASMQAGASAPAPSSPRPAMPASAPSVPMPVSEERLDSPAAAAKAAGGPAAAEAVSNLSAQIELSGWNPETPYLADIRAADDPYLAYLAQREVHGQMPAFYLDVADFLRVQAKAPRLALRVLSNLAELDTENTALTRVLAYRLGQWNLYALAVPQFESALEQRPEEPQSYRDLALALARQDQPDRARAVELLWKVAIGEWHGRFPDIEIIALHELNDVLAQAPKEFDLDLAGLGIPTELLDPVAVGLRVVLSWDADNTDIDLWVVDPSGDKAVYSQPRTRTGGYMSRDFTGGYGPEVYTIRRPLPGTYVVLANYFGDRRQSLTGPVTIQLEFQTRFGTAHSERAATTRRLESGSQTIEIGRFKVGS, via the coding sequence GTGTATCGATATCTGTTGCTGCTGACCTGCCTGACCTTGCCCGCGGCCCAGGCGCAGAACCCGGATGCCGAAGCCGTGGTGCATCCGCCTCAGGTATGGATAGCCCCGGCCAGCGGCTTGAAGCCGATCAGCCTGGGTGAACTCGATATCCAGATTCGCACGCAGGGCTTCATTGCCCGAACCACGTTGGAACTGCGTTTCGACAATCCCAACAATCGCGTGCTCGAAGGCGAGTTCGTGTTCCCGCTGGCCGCAGGTCAGACCGTGGCTGGCTATGCGCTGGAAGTGGACGGTGTCATGCGCGAGGGCGTGGTGGTCGACAAGGAAACGGCCCGCGTCGCCTTTGAGGACACCTCGCGGCGACGCATCGATCCCGGCCTCGCCGAACTGACCGTCGGCAATGTGTTCCGCACCCGGCTGTATCCGATACCGGCGCAAGGCAGCAAACGCGTGCGCCTGCATCTGGAAGCCACGCTGTCCGATCAGGGTGACAGCTGGCGCTATCGGCTGCCGATGTACTTCAAGGATCCGGTGGCGCGGCTGCATCTGCGCGCCGAAACCGCGTTGATCGCGGGCAAGCCCTTGAGCGATGACGGCAAGGTCGATCCGGATCTGCGTTTCGATCGCAGTGGCACGGCCTGGGTCGCCGAGTACACCCGCGAACAGGTGCGCCCGCGCAGCGAACTGGCATTCCGGATTCCAAAAGGACAGGGCCAGGCACAGATCGAGGCCGCCGACGTGATCGATCCAGCCTGGCGCAGCGTGGTGGCTCTGATCGACAGCGGCCGTCCCGAGCGCGACACGGCCATTCGCCCGCGCCGGATCGCACTGTTTTTCGACGCTTCGGCCAGCGCCCGCGAGCGCAATCGTCAGCACGAGACGGCCGCGCTGGCCGCCTGGCTCAAGGCCCTGAACAAGGTGGACGTGCAGCTGGTGGCTTTTCGCAATGACGCCGATCCGGTGCAACGTTTCAGCGTCCGCGGCGGCGATGGCAATGCTCTGCTGGCAGCGATCGAGGCCCTGCCGCTGGACGGCGGCAGCAGTTACGGAGCCATCGATCTGCGCGCACTGGGCAAGGTCGATCAAGTCCTGATCATCGGCGATGGCCTGAGCAATTTTGGCGCCTCCGAACCCACGCTGGTGGACAGCGGTGGTCGGCGCCCGACGGTGCAGCTGATGCACGCCGCCCAGCGCGCCGATCACGCCCGGCTCGCGCGTATCGCCCGCGCCGGCGGTGGCGAGGTTATCGACCTCGGCGCCTTGAGTAGTGCCGATGAGGCCGCCGGGCGACTGTTGCAGCGGCAGTGGCGCTTGCTCGCAACCCGGAGCATCGGCGGCAGTTGCAGTGACATCAGTCCGCAGGCGCCGACCGCTGTGGAGCGCACCCTGACCATCAGCGCACGCTGCCGCGGCCGTGGCACGCTGGAACTGAAGCTTGGCTATGGCGAAGACGCGGTGGTCACTCGCAGCATCGCCTTCGGCCGGGCCGAGCCCGCTAATGCAGCACTGGCCGATACCGTGCATCGACTGTGGGCCCAGGCCTGGTTGGCACAGCTGGCGAGCGCCGCCAAGCCCGACAGCGCGGCGATGAGCGCCATCGGCAAGCGCTTTGGCGTGGTCACGGCCGGCACCTCGCTGCTGGTACTGGATCGCATCGAAGACTACGTGCGCTACCGCGTGGAGCCCAGGGAAGCGCCGTTGCTGGCCGAGTACCGGCGCCTGATCGCAAGCCAGCCCAAGCCGCTGGCTGATCCTGGCCTGGAAGCGCGCCTGCAATCGCTGCGGCAACGCTGGCAGGAATTCCGTGACTACCACGCCGCCAGCTATCCCGGCATCGAGACGCTGCTGCTGCCCATGGCCGAGACCGAGTTCGCGGCTTGGCCGGATAGCACGGACAAGACCTGGTCGGCGGGGCGCGGCCAGGCGCAGACATTGCTGAAGCAATCGCGGACACTGGCGCAGCGCTGGCTGCGTGAGGGCGCCGAGCCCGATTCACGCCGTAGCTGGGAGCGCCAAGCCGCCGCGGTGGTCTTTGCGCTGGAAGCCTTGCGGGCGCAGCGTGAGCAATTGCCGCAGATGGCCAGCCCACGCCAGAATCGTGCCGAGGTAGACGACCAGCTGGCCGATCGCGACCGAGGCCCAGCGCGGGAAGTGGCCAGCATGCAAGCCGGGGCCTCGGCACCGGCACCCAGTTCACCCCGTCCAGCGATGCCGGCATCCGCACCGTCGGTGCCGATGCCGGTTTCCGAAGAGCGGCTGGACAGTCCGGCCGCGGCGGCGAAAGCGGCTGGCGGCCCGGCAGCCGCGGAGGCCGTGAGCAACTTGTCGGCTCAGATAGAACTTTCCGGGTGGAATCCGGAGACGCCCTATCTGGCCGATATCCGCGCTGCCGACGATCCCTACCTCGCCTATCTGGCCCAGCGCGAAGTACATGGGCAGATGCCGGCCTTCTATCTGGATGTCGCCGACTTCCTGCGCGTGCAGGCCAAGGCGCCGCGACTGGCGCTGCGGGTGCTCTCCAATCTGGCCGAACTCGACACCGAGAACACCGCGCTGACCCGGGTGCTGGCCTATCGGCTGGGGCAATGGAATCTGTACGCGCTGGCGGTGCCGCAATTTGAATCTGCGCTGGAACAGCGTCCGGAGGAGCCGCAGAGCTATCGTGATCTGGCCCTGGCACTGGCACGACAGGATCAGCCCGATCGCGCCCGTGCGGTCGAGTTGCTGTGGAAAGTGGCCATCGGCGAGTGGCATGGGCGCTTTCCGGATATCGAGATCATCGCGCTGCACGAACTCAATGACGTGCTGGCGCAGGCGCCGAAGGAATTCGATCTGGATCTGGCCGGGTTGGGCATTCCGACCGAACTGCTGGACCCGGTCGCCGTCGGACTGCGCGTGGTCCTGAGCTGGGATGCGGACAACACCGATATTGATCTGTGGGTGGTGGATCCGAGCGGCGACAAGGCGGTCTACAGCCAGCCACGCACCCGCACCGGCGGCTACATGAGCCGCGATTTCACGGGCGGCTATGGCCCGGAGGTCTACACCATCCGCCGTCCGCTGCCCGGCACCTATGTGGTACTCGCCAACTATTTCGGCGATCGCCGCCAGAGCCTCACCGGCCCGGTCACCATCCAGCTCGAATTCCAGACCCGCTTTGGCACCGCCCACAGCGAACGCGCTGCCACCACCCGACGTCTGGAAAGCGGCAGCCAGACCATCGAGATCGGTCGGTTCAAGGTGGGCTCCTAG
- a CDS encoding alpha/beta fold hydrolase: MLLLHGIWMRSGITARLDARLQQAGFRVQRFDYASIKSPVSEHHARLARVIDAEGEPVHLVGHSLGGVIAVDFLRSAHAAASRVQRVVCLGSPLRGSHLARRLNRIKLDKLGLGGARQILIDGLPEWQGDTAIGVIAGEISFGLSLILGPLPRPNDGTVAVAETRLPGISDHCTVAASHTALLFSERAAALTAHFLRHGHFADAAPGPRRGWS, encoded by the coding sequence GTGCTGTTGCTGCACGGCATCTGGATGCGTTCGGGCATTACCGCCAGGCTGGATGCGCGTCTGCAACAGGCCGGCTTTCGGGTGCAGCGCTTCGACTACGCCAGCATCAAGTCGCCGGTCAGCGAGCACCATGCCCGCCTGGCGCGGGTCATTGATGCCGAAGGCGAGCCCGTGCACTTGGTGGGCCATAGCCTGGGCGGGGTCATTGCCGTGGACTTTCTGCGCAGCGCCCACGCCGCGGCCAGCCGCGTGCAGCGCGTGGTCTGCCTCGGATCGCCGCTGCGCGGCAGTCATCTGGCCCGGCGTCTGAACCGGATCAAGCTGGACAAGCTTGGTCTCGGCGGCGCGCGACAGATCCTGATCGACGGTCTGCCGGAATGGCAGGGAGATACCGCCATTGGTGTGATTGCCGGCGAGATTTCCTTCGGTTTGAGCCTGATTCTGGGTCCGCTGCCGCGACCCAACGATGGCACCGTGGCCGTCGCCGAAACCCGTCTGCCCGGCATCAGCGATCACTGTACCGTGGCCGCCAGTCACACCGCCTTGCTGTTTTCAGAGCGCGCCGCGGCACTGACGGCCCACTTTCTGCGACATGGGCATTTTGCTGACGCGGCGCCCGGCCCGCGGAGAGGCTGGTCGTAG
- a CDS encoding SPOR domain-containing protein produces the protein MLARILFLLLLVMNLAAGAWWYWRVQAPLAPVALAQSDVPSLVLLSERDSTLMAQAAQAADSSAQAAADPNLPPAVCAALGPFETQSDLRRGMDLLTPQVKRIQYQESSSVTTRGYWVYLPAFSTRDAALKSARQLNAAGVRDYYVVTAGDHENTVSLGLFRDRDNASRRQAQIAALGFPARLEERTEVERAFWIEYERDTSEPPDYSELPGAAELTLKPRSCG, from the coding sequence ATGCTGGCGCGCATCCTGTTTCTATTGCTGTTGGTGATGAACCTGGCTGCAGGGGCCTGGTGGTATTGGCGTGTGCAGGCGCCGCTGGCTCCCGTGGCGCTTGCGCAAAGCGATGTTCCCAGCCTGGTGCTGTTGAGCGAGCGCGACAGCACGCTGATGGCTCAGGCAGCGCAGGCAGCCGATTCGTCGGCACAGGCGGCTGCAGATCCAAATCTGCCGCCCGCTGTATGCGCAGCGCTGGGTCCCTTCGAAACCCAGTCGGACCTGCGCCGCGGCATGGATCTGCTGACACCGCAGGTCAAGCGCATCCAGTACCAGGAAAGCAGCAGCGTGACCACACGCGGCTACTGGGTCTATCTGCCGGCCTTCAGCACCCGCGATGCCGCCCTGAAATCGGCGCGACAGCTGAATGCCGCCGGCGTACGCGACTACTACGTGGTCACCGCCGGCGATCACGAGAATACGGTGTCGCTTGGCCTGTTCCGTGATCGGGACAATGCCTCGCGCCGGCAGGCGCAGATTGCGGCGCTGGGGTTTCCGGCCCGTCTTGAGGAGCGTACTGAAGTGGAGCGCGCCTTCTGGATCGAATATGAGCGCGACACATCCGAGCCGCCCGACTACAGCGAGTTGCCCGGGGCCGCCGAACTCACCCTGAAACCGCGCAGCTGTGGCTGA